TTCGCGAGGGAGAGTGCCTGGCAGTACGCGTAAACGCAGTCATAGCCGTCCGCCGCAAACTGGTTGGGGACTTCTCCGTGCCTCTTCTGGTACTCGGCTACGAACTTCACCGTCTTTTCGTCCTTCGCGTCTGCGTTGAACGGAGTAAGAAGCATTACGCCCTCCGCAAGTGCCTTGTCGAAGCCTTCCATCGTGAGGATACCGTCCATTCCGTCGACACCGAACCACTTCGGCGCGTAACCCATTGCCTGAGCCTGCGCGAGAATCAGTGATGCGGGCTGGTAGTACATCGGCAGGAACACAAGCTCTGCGCCCTTCTCCTTAGCCTCCGTGAGCTGTACGGAGAAATCAGTATCGTTTCCGTCCGCAAATGTCGTCTCGCTGACAACCTCGAGCCCGACTTCAGGTGCTTTCTCCACGAACGTATCACGGATGCCCTTCGAGTAAACGTCGTCGTTCTTCCAGATTACGGCTACCTTCTTGGCGAGGCCTTTTCCGGCGATGTACTGCGCTGATGCTGTGCCCTGATTCGGATCAACAAAGCACATCTGGAACACGTTATCTTTGCCCTCAGTTACTGCCGCGCTTGATGCTGACGGTGTGAGCGCGAAAATCCTGTCAGAGAAATTCTCTGCGGCTGTGGCTTCTGCCGGCTTCGAGGTTACCGAGCCCAGAGATACCTGCATTCCCCAGTCCTTCAGCGCGTTGTAGGCGTTGACTGCCTTCTCTGCGTCGTGGGTGTCGTCCTCGTAACGCAGCTCGAACTGTATATCTCCGCCCATTGCGTTGATCTCGTCAACAGCTATCTGTGCTCCGCGCATTGCTGCCATTCCGTAAATCGCCGCGCCTCCAGTAAGAGGTCCTGTGCCTCCGATCTTGAAGGCTGCTCCGAACGCACTTGCTGCCATTGCCAGAACAAGAACCGCGCAGACCAAAATCTTCTTCATCGTGTTAATGTCTCTCCTTGTCGTGATAAATTTATGCTCTTCCCTGAAGATTCATCACGGCCATTCTTGAACCTTCAGAGGTTGAAGCCTCGAGCGTGTACAAAAAATGCGGCCTTCTTCTTCAGCCGCAAAGATTGTCTCCTAATGATTAATGGCGCGCCAGGCAGGATTCGAACCCACGACCTAAGGCTCCGTAGGCCTTCGCTCTATCCAGCTGAGCTACTGGCGCAATTGCGTCTCTTAATGGCGGTGGGTGTGAGATTCGAACTCACGATAGAGGTTTTAGCCCCTATACTCACTTAGCAGGCGAGCGCCTTCGACCTACTCGGCCAACCCACCATATCACGCAAATTGTTTCGTGGAAAACGGGGGATATATTACCCCGCCGTTAATTTCTTGTCAAGAATCGGACTTTCTCCTGTTGCAGTTTTTGCACAGCATCTGGCAGTTGTCCGCGACAGTGTGCCCTCCCTCGCTCCAAGGGATTATGTGGTCAGCTTCCATCTCGTTCAGCTCGAAGTGTCCTCCGCAGATGGGACAGATGCCTTCCTGTCTCTTGTAAACAATGCGCTTTATCTTTATGCCGAATTTCCGAATGTGAAGGTGTCTCTCTTCTCCGTCTATAAGGTACTCGTAAATTCCTGCGAGCCTCGTAACATCTTCGTCTTCTGTGAGCTCTGCTATTCTCTGCGCGAATCCTGCTGTGTCGTAATTTCTTGTGTGGTATTTGTTGTAGAACTTTCCCCATTCTATGCCCTTCATCTGGCGCGTCGTCTCGGGGAAGAGGAGCTTCACCCAGTTAATGACGGCCTGAAAGTACAGCCACATTTCGTTTGCGTTGTCGTCATGCTGGTGAAAGGACATGTATCTTTTCACTGCGTCTAGCCCCCTCATGCCGTCGCGTTCGGCTATCCACTTTATGACCGTCTCGAGGTAGTCCTGCCGTGATGGGTCTCCGCGCATGTATTCTTTGGCGAGCTTGTAGGCTTCGCAGTTACGGCGGCTGAAGCGGCGTTTTGCGTCGGTGAGCCATTTTCCTGTCAGTGCTGCGTTGAGCTGTTCCTGCTGGTTGAGCTGTTCTCCCTTCGTGTTGATGACCTCGAACCATTCAAGAATTTCGTCGACCGAGCCCTCGCAGATGTAAATCATGAGGTTGTAGCCGAGAATCTTTTCTGCTTCGTCGGGAGTGAAGCTGTGGAAGTACAGCCCGTCGTATTCGGTTTTCCTGTCGAGGAAGC
Above is a genomic segment from Synergistaceae bacterium containing:
- a CDS encoding ABC transporter substrate-binding protein, yielding MKKILVCAVLVLAMAASAFGAAFKIGGTGPLTGGAAIYGMAAMRGAQIAVDEINAMGGDIQFELRYEDDTHDAEKAVNAYNALKDWGMQVSLGSVTSKPAEATAAENFSDRIFALTPSASSAAVTEGKDNVFQMCFVDPNQGTASAQYIAGKGLAKKVAVIWKNDDVYSKGIRDTFVEKAPEVGLEVVSETTFADGNDTDFSVQLTEAKEKGAELVFLPMYYQPASLILAQAQAMGYAPKWFGVDGMDGILTMEGFDKALAEGVMLLTPFNADAKDEKTVKFVAEYQKRHGEVPNQFAADGYDCVYAYCQALSLAKATPDMDAEALCAKMIEQFTTMTFNGVTGQNVKWAANGEVSKDPKGMVIKDGAYVGLD
- a CDS encoding DUF262 domain-containing protein: MNIELHNITVRELFDGYVNSDSEGVRGYHGLLDIRPAFQREFVYKPKQEYEVIRSIMHGRPINVMYWIRSEDGTFELLDGQQRTLSICRFLDRKTEYDGLYFHSFTPDEAEKILGYNLMIYICEGSVDEILEWFEVINTKGEQLNQQEQLNAALTGKWLTDAKRRFSRRNCEAYKLAKEYMRGDPSRQDYLETVIKWIAERDGMRGLDAVKRYMSFHQHDDNANEMWLYFQAVINWVKLLFPETTRQMKGIEWGKFYNKYHTRNYDTAGFAQRIAELTEDEDVTRLAGIYEYLIDGEERHLHIRKFGIKIKRIVYKRQEGICPICGGHFELNEMEADHIIPWSEGGHTVADNCQMLCKNCNRRKSDS